The Gemmatimonas phototrophica region GCCACCCTGCAACTCCTTCGCTACTCGGACGTGGGCGGTTTTGGCGGCCGACCGGCCGCATTCTGCGCCGCCCGCTCGCGCATCAGGAGATAGATGCCGCGCATGGCGAACATCGTTCCCATGAGCGACACCGCGATGCCGCGATTCCCCATGTGCTGGAGCCAGCGAGCCGCCGCCGAGCTCATGAGGAACCCGCCCCCGGCGTACACCAGCCCCTTGAGCTGGGTGCTGTTCCATTTGCCTGAACGGGAGTGCAGCCATGCCGAACCCAGAAGCCAGGCCCCGCCCGTTCCTACCACGGCCGATGCAACGGTGTCGCGGTCCAAGTCCATTGTGCGCCCGGAGGAGGAGGCCTGCGAAGACGGGAAATATGGCGTGACCGGTCCCGGCGCGCCCGTCAGGCGGTGCGTTTGATCAGCGCCAGCACCAACTCCACGACAATGAGCCCCACAATCGCGATTTCCAGCGTTTCGCTACGCGCCGCCTGTGCCTCCCCGTTGAGCATGGCGTAGGTGTCGCGAAGGATGGCCAGCTTGCGATCAATACCGGCGCGCCACGCCTTGCCTCGAAAGAGCTCGAGCGCCGCCGAATACACGCGGGCCAAATACACGTCGTCCGTGACTTTGAGGGCGTTCTCCACCCGCTCCACCAGCTCGGTGGAATCGGCGACCTGTCCCTGCAACCGCTGCAGCAGGGCGGCAAACCGGCGACCGGGAAATACGGCGTGGCGGGCGCGCGCCACTTCGATGTCGTCGTACAACTTTGGCAGCTCGGCATCGAGCAGCGCGTCGTAGTAACGCAGTTCCAGCAGCTGCGCGTTGGCAAACTCCAGAATGTATTGCAGGTCGGTGTCGTGTTCCCCCGGCTCCACCACCAGAGCGTTTTCCCAGGTAAGCAACGCCAGGTCGTCGCCGTAGTAGCTGAAACGATGTGGCAGCAATTCCTTACGCGCTTCGGCGCTGAGCGGTCGCGTTTCGTTGAGCAGCAGGGGCACCACATCCAACTCGGCCAACTGCTCGGCATTCAAAGCGGTCCCGTCGTCCGACGTACAGCGCGACACGCGAAACACCGTGTAGTCTTCATGCACGGCGGCAATAGCCGGACGTTCCACCGCGGGGGCAATGCGCTCCGTGAGCAGCCGCAGGTGGTGGCTGGTAATGGCGGAAATGCCGGGGTGGTGTTCGAGACGCTGGCCGAACTCGGTAAAGGCCTCCCACGTGCACGGGCTGGGGGCGCGGATCTTTACGCGCAGCGAAATCACCCCAAAGTCGAAGATGCGGGCCGAGAGTTCGACTTCGTGGGGCTGCTCCTCGATCAGCAGCGATTCGGCGCCGAGCAGCACCGTGACCGGCGGATTGGAGATCTGCAGCGCCTGCCCTTCGCCGCGCACCGGGCGCACCCGTTCCGGACCGCTGGTGGAGAGCAGATCGAGGGCACGGTCGAGACTGATGGCGTAGCCGACGTCGAAAAGTCGATAGGCGATGGCGGAGCCGGTGTGGACCTGTGGCATACCTGAAACTACCGCCCAATTGCATTCGTGGCCGCACGCCTTAGCGTTGAGATATGACACCAGTTGCCATTCTGCCGGGACTCCCGGACCCGACCATCGTAGCCAAGGGCTACGCCCATCCCGAGCGCCTCGTTAGCACCGACTGGGTGGCGGCCAATCTGAACACCCCATCAGTTCGGTTACTTGAGTGCAACGAAGACGTGCTGCTGTACGACGTGGAGCACATTCCCGGCGCGCAGAAACTCGACTGGCACATTGACCTCAACGATCAGGTGGAGCGCGATTACCTCGACCGCGCCGGCTTTGAGGCATTGCTGCGCCGATTGGGCGTCGATGACACGACGACGGTGGTGTTCTACGGGGACAAGAACAACTGGTGGGCCACCTATGCGTTCTGGGTGTTTCAGCTGTTCGGGTTCGACAACGCCGTGGTGCTCGATGGCGGCCGGGCCAAGTGGCTGGCCGAAGCGCGAGTGACCACGGACGTTCGACCGTCGTATGCCCCCTCGGCGTATGTGGCGCGCGAGCGCGATGATTCGCTCATCCGGGCGTATCTGGCGGATACCCGGGCGCACATGGAGGCCGGGCTGCCCATGGTGGATGTGCGGTCGCCGCAGGAGTACACGGGTGAAAAGCTGCACATGCCCGATTATCCGCAGGAAGGCACGTTACGCGGCGGTCATATTCCCGGGGCGCGCAGCATGCCCTGGGCCAAGGCCGCCGAGGCCGACGGGTCGTTCAAGAGCGCCGAGGCGCTGCGAGGGTTATATCAGGGTGAGCTGGGGCTGTCCGCGTCGGATACCGTTGTGACGTACTGCCGGATTGGTGAGCGCTCAAGCCATACGTGGTTTGTCCTCACGTATCTGCTGGGATTCACCAACGTGCGCAACTACGACGGTTCGTGGACGGAGTGGGGGAACGCGGTGCGGGCGCCTATACGCAGGGGAGAGCAGCCATGAGGGCCTCAACATGAGCAACGAATCACTGAAGGACACGTCGTTCACCATGCCGGTGCAGGGCAAGCCCCCGGCCAAGGTGCAGGTGACATGGGACGGTGACCATCGCTTTGATGGTCGCCGCGCGAGCGGTGGGCCGAGTATTCGCATGGACGCGAGTGGCGTAACGGGCCCGTCACCGGTGGACACGTTGCTCAGCGCACTGGCCGGCTGCACCGGCGTCGATGTCGTCGACATCCTGGCCAAGCGTCGCACGCCGATCTCCGCGCTCAGCGTGGATGTCGAAGGCGAGCGCTTTGCCGGCGTGCCGGGGCGCCTGACCAAGGTGCATTTGGCGTATCGCATTGTCGGCGCCGACGTGGAGCGTGTGCACGCCGAGCGGGCGATTGAGCTGGCGGTGACGAAGTACTGCTCGGTGCGCGACAGTCTCGATCCGAACTTGCCGGTGACGTGGAGTTTGGAGTTGAATGGGGCTGCGGTTTAACCGCTACTTGATCAACCAAATCCGCTGATTCGTGGGGTAGAGCCACTCTACTCCACGGTCGGTCACGAGGGCGTCGTCTTCGAGGGGAATACGCACCTTGGCACCGCCCCAGTCGGGGTTGGGGGTCCACGCAAACAGTTCAATCGAAAACGGATTGAACGGCTTGATGTTGAAGGTCATCTGCCGCGGGTTGAACCAGGCGATACTGGGGCCGCTGCCGTGGCCACGATCGCCCACGCTGTGGCAGCCGATGTTCACCTCGACCTTGTCGTCGGTACCGACTTCGTTGAAGGTGCCCTGCATGCGGAATCCACCCTTGGTGATCTCCGCACGGAGCTGCTCCACCATGGCGCCCGCTGTTGGACCGGGCTTGATGGTGCGGTGAATGATCTCGCGTACCTTCAGCGCGTTATCAAACGCGGTCTGAATGCCCTTGGGCGCGGCGGTCTCACCGGGCTTGAGCACGTAGGCCATACGCTTCACATCGGTCCACGTGTTCAGATAGCCCACACCCCAGTCAATTATGAGCAGGTCGCCGCGCTGAATGATGCGGCCATTGCTGGTCGCCTCAATGCCCTTGGGGCCGGTGATATACACACTCGGCATATCGAAGCTCGAGCCCAGCCCGCGCTGCTGCAGCTGGTCCATCATCCACCACGCCACATCTTCCAGCGTGGTCACGCCTGGCGTGATGACTTCGTTGCTGAGCGCACGTTCGGCGATGCGCCGTGAGAGCTCACCGGCCTCGCCGAGTGCCACCACCTGCGAGATGGGGAACCCCGAGCGATAGTCGCTCACCACCTTTTCGCTGCTCACCAGACGTGACGCGAGATCGGGGCCAATCTCTTTCACGAGGCGATCGTATGATGTTTTGGACAACCCGTCGGCGGCGCCCACCTCTTCCGACATGTTGATGGCAATGCGCTTGGGATTGCGCTCGGTGATGAACGCCTTGAGGTTGGCCAGCGCCAACACCCGGTCGTACACCTTGCACCCTTCCAGCATGCCACCACTGGCACCAATCGCAATGCGCTCAATGCGGTCACCACCACGATCGGTGAAGATGTAGTAGCCCACACTCCCCACGTAGCCGCGCCCGAAGTCTTCGTACATCGGGTCGAACTGATTCTCCTTCTGCATCGTGATCCACATATCCACGCCGTTGTCGCGCAGGGCGCCAGGCAGGATCTTGTCGAACTTGTCACGACGAATCTGACAGAGCCGTTCCCACCGGACCTTGGCGGGCTCCGCGGCGGCCTGAGCGTGGACGAGCACTGGGGCGCAGAGCGCGGCAAAGACGAGGGCAAGTGAGGGTCGCATGCTCGGGAAGATGCCTGTGGACCCGCCCGGCGCAAGGACCCTCTAACTGCGGCGAGAGGGGCGGGACGGAGAGGTCTGAGGTCGGACTTTCGAGGTGCGATGGATATCGAGTGTGAGAGGCCAGATAAAAGCGAGCTGAGAAGTCCGAGTGCTGGCGTCTGCTCGTATGTGCCCCTCACGGGCCTTGGGTAACCACGGGGACGGCCGCTGTTCCAGCGGCGTCCGTGGGGGGCACATTCGTGCGGAGGCCACTACTCGCAGCTCTCACTGTCGTCGTTATCTCGACCCTCTCACATTCGATATCCATCGCACCTCGATAGTCCGACCTCGGACCTCCCCGTCCCATTTCTGAGAGCGGTCGTCTCACTTCTGGCGCGAGACTATGGCATCAGTTGGCGATGCTGCCCTGCGCCATGCGGTCGAGCACGGAGCTGACGAGTGCCCGCACTACTTCGGGGCGATTGGGTTGCACGTGTGGGCCCGCCATCCACACCATCGACTTGGGCTGTTCCGCCGCGGCGTACAGCGCGTCAACGGCCGTCCGCGGCAATCGCTCATCGTTGGCGGCATTGATCATCGCAAACGGGCGTGGGGCAATACGGGCCACCCACTTTTCCGGTGTGAGGTAATGCCCGCCCACAATAACGTCGGCGAGCGTACCAGCCAGCGGCGCGAAGACCGCCGGCATGGATTCGCGCGCATTGTGCGCGAGGAGCTCTCTCGTTCGACCGGCACCATGCACACTCCACACATGCGTGATGCGCCTATCCAGCGCCGCGGCGACCGTCATGAACGGAGTGCCCAGGCTTGCCCCAACGCCATGCACTTCGCGCGTATCTACCCACGGTTGCGTCAGCAGCCAATCCAGCGCCAGCTGAATGGCCGGGGGCGTGTCATGGATAGCCTGACGAATATCTGGCGCCCACTTGAAGATCTCGAGGCCCTTCATGCGATGCGGGCCGGTATAGGGGTACGACATGGCCACCACCACACGCCCGCGCGTATCGGGAATGAGCCGCGCTGCATCGCGCCCGGTGGCGTGCCCGCCGAGTATCAGCACCAACGGCGACGCCCCTTCGGCCAGAGGGCGCTTGATGAGCATAGGGACCGTGATGCCGCTGCTCGACGTGACGGTCACCGCCTCAATGAGGTGCCCCTCCTCCACCGACGCGCTGTCGCGCTCCACGCGAGCCACGGTGCCCCGTCGCTGCTGGAACGCACCGGTTGGATCATCAAAGCGCAGAGCCAATCCGAACCCGCCCATGCCAGCCGCGCAGACGAGGGCCAGCCCGGTCGCCCCACGCCCCCACGGTCCCAATTTCCCCGCCATTTGCTCTCCTTGGAACACAGACACCGGCAATACGCACGGACCGACAAGAAGTTCCTTGAAGGTAGATGGAAGAGGGCGTGACGGCGGGGTGCCGAAGTGAGACGAAGGTGTCTGAAGTCGGACTATCGAAATGTGATGGATATCGAGTGTGAGAGTGTCGAGATAACTACGACGATGAGAGGTGCGAGTGCTGGCCTCCGCACGAATGTGCCCCACACGGACGCCGCTGGAACAGCGGCCGTCCCCGTGGTTACCCAAGGCCCGTGGGGGGCACATACGAGCAGACGCCAGCACTCGGACTTCTCAATTCGCTTTAGTCGGGCCTCTCACACTCGATATCCATCGCACCTCGATAGTCCGACCTCGAACCTCGGCCTCTCACATCTGAGGGCGGCCGTCTCAGTCTCGCTGTCCGAGTCGCCGCTCAAGCCAGGCGATTGCGGCGGGCTCTCGAGTTTGCGCCAGCGCCGTTACGGCGGTCCGGCGCAGTTCCCGGTCGGGGAGTGTTTCGGCCAGCTTCTGCAGTGCCGGCACGGCTTCGTCTTTGGGCCGACGGGCAATGGCCATGATGGCAGCGCGCCGCACGTCGCGGTCGCCGGCCTCGTACGCAATGGAGTCGAGCGAGGCGGCAACCCGTTCGCCGACGAGTTCGCCCAGCCAGTGTACCGCGTTGCTGCGCACCTCCTGCGAGCGGGAGTCGTCGCGCGCGATTCTGAGTACCGCAGCGCCGGCATCGATGGAATCGCCCACCGTGGCAGCCTGCAGCGCACTCCGCGCCACCTTGTCCGATCCATGCTCGGCAACCGACAGCAGCCAGCCCCCGGCCTCACGGGCCGACAGGGCGCCAAGGTCGGTCACGCCGGTGTCGGCGCGCCACTTGCCGCCCACATACAACCGGATGGCTTTGGTGTCCCCCTCTTCGCGCTGTACCACTACCCGCACCGGACCGCGATCGCAGGTGGTTTCCACCTCACGGTTGGCCACGGCCCCGCTCCACATGCCGTTGAAGGTGCCGCTGCGCCCATCGCGACTGCGATACCAGTTGGCGCCGTTGCCGCACACGCCTTCACCCGCGGCGTACGTAAAGCGCACGGTGCCGGTGCGCACCGCATTCACGCGCGCCTCAATGCCTTGCGCTTCTAGCCCCTGGGCACCCCACAGGGTGGCGCTCACCACGAGGGTGAGCGCCGAGCGTTGGAGCGTGGGGATCATTTGTTGATGATGTCCTGGAGCAGCGCGATGGCGCGCGGATCCTTGGTGCGGGAGAGGTAGCTCACCGCGCTGCGACGCAGCTCCGCATTCTTCTCGTTCTTCGCGACATCGAGCAGCTTGTCGATGCCGGCGTTGTCGCGCAGGGAGACGAGGGATGAGAGGGCCTGACGGCGCAGCTCCCCTTCGTCCACCTTGTCATAGATCTGCGAGAGCGAGGCCGCGATGATGGCGCCATTGGGCCGACCCGCCGCATCGGCTGAGGCACTGCTGCCGGCCGCTGGTGCCATGACCGTAACGCCGGCACTATTCCGTGTTTGCGCCACGACCCGCGGGGCCCAGTTGCTGAAGCCTCCGCCGGACGCGATGTAGGAGATGGCCGTGCGCCGAATTTCCAGCGTTTCCCGTCCATCAAGTGCAATACTCTGCAGCATCGCGCGTGAGTCATCGGAACGGGTCGCCACCACCGCACGCAGTACCTGCTGCTTGAACGGCACGCTGTTGGCTTTGCCGTACAGATCCTTCAGGAACGGCAGGCGATCAGATCCTGAAGTCGAGCGACTGACATACCACATCAGCGCTTCGCCACGCAATTCGTCCGACGTGCGACTGTCCATCGTGATTTCACGCAGGGTCGCCACCGCCCGCTCCGACCTGGAGCGCGACAGCGCGTACACGGCGCGTTTGCGCAACTCGAGGTCACTCCCGTCCTTAGCCAGATCGATGAGCATATCCACCGCTTCATCGGTGGGCACGTTGGCCAACCAGAACACCGCCTGTTCGCGTACTTCCTTGTCAGGATCGTTCTTGGCCGCCTGCACCAGCAGCGAGGCCGCTTCCGGCTGCTTCTGGCGCGCCACCATCCACACCGCGGTGCGACGCAGCGCCTGGGTG contains the following coding sequences:
- a CDS encoding HEAT repeat domain-containing protein gives rise to the protein MIPTLQRSALTLVVSATLWGAQGLEAQGIEARVNAVRTGTVRFTYAAGEGVCGNGANWYRSRDGRSGTFNGMWSGAVANREVETTCDRGPVRVVVQREEGDTKAIRLYVGGKWRADTGVTDLGALSAREAGGWLLSVAEHGSDKVARSALQAATVGDSIDAGAAVLRIARDDSRSQEVRSNAVHWLGELVGERVAASLDSIAYEAGDRDVRRAAIMAIARRPKDEAVPALQKLAETLPDRELRRTAVTALAQTREPAAIAWLERRLGQRD
- a CDS encoding M24 family metallopeptidase; amino-acid sequence: MRPSLALVFAALCAPVLVHAQAAAEPAKVRWERLCQIRRDKFDKILPGALRDNGVDMWITMQKENQFDPMYEDFGRGYVGSVGYYIFTDRGGDRIERIAIGASGGMLEGCKVYDRVLALANLKAFITERNPKRIAINMSEEVGAADGLSKTSYDRLVKEIGPDLASRLVSSEKVVSDYRSGFPISQVVALGEAGELSRRIAERALSNEVITPGVTTLEDVAWWMMDQLQQRGLGSSFDMPSVYITGPKGIEATSNGRIIQRGDLLIIDWGVGYLNTWTDVKRMAYVLKPGETAAPKGIQTAFDNALKVREIIHRTIKPGPTAGAMVEQLRAEITKGGFRMQGTFNEVGTDDKVEVNIGCHSVGDRGHGSGPSIAWFNPRQMTFNIKPFNPFSIELFAWTPNPDWGGAKVRIPLEDDALVTDRGVEWLYPTNQRIWLIK
- a CDS encoding sulfurtransferase, encoding MTPVAILPGLPDPTIVAKGYAHPERLVSTDWVAANLNTPSVRLLECNEDVLLYDVEHIPGAQKLDWHIDLNDQVERDYLDRAGFEALLRRLGVDDTTTVVFYGDKNNWWATYAFWVFQLFGFDNAVVLDGGRAKWLAEARVTTDVRPSYAPSAYVARERDDSLIRAYLADTRAHMEAGLPMVDVRSPQEYTGEKLHMPDYPQEGTLRGGHIPGARSMPWAKAAEADGSFKSAEALRGLYQGELGLSASDTVVTYCRIGERSSHTWFVLTYLLGFTNVRNYDGSWTEWGNAVRAPIRRGEQP
- a CDS encoding OsmC family protein, which encodes MSNESLKDTSFTMPVQGKPPAKVQVTWDGDHRFDGRRASGGPSIRMDASGVTGPSPVDTLLSALAGCTGVDVVDILAKRRTPISALSVDVEGERFAGVPGRLTKVHLAYRIVGADVERVHAERAIELAVTKYCSVRDSLDPNLPVTWSLELNGAAV